In Trichoderma atroviride chromosome 2, complete sequence, one DNA window encodes the following:
- a CDS encoding uncharacterized protein (EggNog:ENOG41~TransMembrane:12 (i54-75o87-110i122-140o146-166i178-199o211-232i272-299o319-341i367-386o392-419i431-453o459-480i)) translates to MAVLDELESGTPLESLSNTDEETQTPSIENIDPLKFEDPHDPANPKNWSLLRKLFITFIWIAGNLVASVSSSIFSSGAQAISEEFHVGTEVVTLGVSLFVVGYSVGPPFWSPISEQFGRRKPMIAGMALFTLFCIPVAVGKNLQTILVGRFFCGVCGVAPIALFGGGLVDIWHPEQRAIAMATVIGIVLGGPLLAPVMGNFITASHLGWRWTGWLSCIMGGACTVLCVLGLPETYPPIILQKRQKLNPASQNAPRDTGGWNRFVRVYLVRPFVLLATEPILVLMTLYQAFVYGILYIVFSSYPIIFREQRHWKLGLSSLPFLGMMVGVFIGSAMIVTRTVLVQQASLKKKAEDGSEPAQAPAPEMRLPLMMAGSVLLPIGLFIFGWTSAPHIPVVGMIIGSLFIGAGLLCIFVTAMTYILDVYSHIANSALGANTIVRSFFAAGFPLFASYMYHGLGVAWASSVLGFVSVAMIPIPILFYKYGPRIRALSKNLMV, encoded by the exons ATGGCTGTCCTAGACGAACTCGAGAGCGGAACTCCTTTGGAGAGTCTCTCCAATACAGATGAAGAGACACAAACACCGAGCATCGAAAACATTGATCCATTAAAATTCGAAGATCCTCACGATCCTGCAAACCCCAAGAACTGGTCGTTGCTGAGAAAGCTCTTTATTACGTTTATATGGATAGCGGGAAATTTGGTGGCGTCGGTATCTtcgagcatcttcagcagtGGCGCTCAAGCAATTAGCGAAGAGTTTCACGTTGGTACAGAAGTTGTAACTCTAGGAGTTAGTCTATTCGTTGTT GGCTATTCCGTTGGACCACCATTTTGGAGCCCCATATCCGAACAatttggaagaagaaagcccATGATTGCCGGCATGGCactcttcaccctcttctgCATCCCCGTCGCAGTGGGAAAGAACTTGCAAACGATTCTTGTCGGCCGATTCTTCTGTGGAGTTTGCGGTGTAGCGCCCATTGCTCTCTTCGGAGGTGGCCTCGTCGATATCTGGCATCCAGAACAGCGCGCAATTGCCATGGCAACTGTCATTGGCATAGTTCTCGGAGGACCCTTGCTTGCCCCGGTGATGGGCAACTTTATTACTGCGAGTCACCtcggctggcgctggacCGGGTGGCTGAGCTGTATCATGGGAGGAGCATGTACAGTTCTATGTGTTCTTGGACTGCCAGAGACATACCCACCTATTATCCTgcagaagagacaaaagctGAATCCAGCCTCGCAAAACGCACCGAGAGATACAGGCGGATGGAATAGATTTGTCCGCGTGTATCTGGTCCGACCTTTTG TTTTACTCGCAACCGAACCCATCTTGGTCCTCATGACTCTCTACCAGGCCTTCGTCTACGGCATTCTCTAcatcgtcttctcttcataTCCCATCATTTTCCGCGAACAACGCCACTGGAAGCTCGGCCTATCATCTCTCCCCTTCTTGGGCATGATGGTTGGCGTCTTTATTGGCTCTGCCATGATTGTCACACGCACCGTGCTGGTTCAACAAGCGAGCCTCAAAAAGAAGGCCGAAGACGGCTCCGAACCTGCTCAAGCACCAGCACCTGAGATGCGTTTACCATTAATGATGGCTGGCAGCGTGCTCCTACCTATCGGACTGTTCATCTTCGGATGGACTTCTGCGCCCCATATCCCCGTGGTGGGTATGATCATTGGCAGTCTCTTTATCGGCGCAGGTTTGCTGTGCATCTTTGTTACCGCAATGACATACATTCTGGATGTCTATTCGCACATTGCCAACAGCGCACTCGGCGCAAATACCATTGTTCGCTCTTTTTTCGCCGCAGGGTTCCCTCTATTCGCCAGCTACATGTATCACGGCCTTGGTGTTGCATGGGCGTCTAGTGTCCTGGGATTCGTGAGCGTCGCCATGATTCCAATCCCGATTCTCTTTTACAAATATGGGCCGCGCATCAGAGCTCTCTCTAAGAATTTGATGGTGTAA